A single window of Granulicella sibirica DNA harbors:
- a CDS encoding ABC transporter ATP-binding protein: MTESNANVNGQSPWRERLSALKNMPPVLKILWDSGPEVVSWGLILRVIVAVLPFAVAKVAQYIITDIAGHLRGEPLPSRFWSLVAAEVALNVVLGLITRAIDYSDSLLANRYTQYVSVRVMEQAARLDLTTYENPVFYDRLERARVQATDRLAMIQQMGRLFQQVITTLVFSAALAWASPWLVLLLALGVLPSFLGETHFAFLGYAKNFRQTTAKRQMDYLREVAGSREGAKEVKLFGLNKFFTERFQALARKIYQEDVALSRSKLIMGGLLGIIGTLGYYGAYVYVIWRTIAGHYDIGQFTFLTAAIQQASSNLQQVFSTASGIADQALFLTDLLAFFAMEPTVRSKPDGLPAPRSIVRGFEFRNVSFTYPGTNRTVLKDFNLTLSPGERIALIGENGQGKTTVVKLITRLYDPTQGQILLDGVDLREYSLEDLHRQIGVIFQDFMRFEMTARENIAVGRVDQTHNQNDIESAAHKSLADTVVVKLSEGYDQMLGRRFEGGVELSGGEWQKMALARAYLRDAQLLILDEPTAALDARSELEVFERFAELTQGKMALLISHRFSTVRMADRIVVLAGGRLIEEGNHQNLMARGGVYAGMFEMQAASYR; this comes from the coding sequence ATGACGGAGTCGAACGCCAACGTGAACGGTCAAAGCCCCTGGCGGGAACGACTTAGCGCGCTCAAGAACATGCCGCCGGTCCTGAAGATTCTCTGGGATTCGGGTCCGGAGGTCGTGAGCTGGGGCCTTATCCTGCGCGTCATCGTGGCAGTTCTTCCCTTTGCCGTGGCCAAGGTCGCCCAGTACATTATCACGGACATCGCGGGGCATCTGCGTGGAGAGCCGCTCCCATCGCGCTTCTGGTCGCTCGTCGCCGCTGAGGTTGCGCTCAACGTTGTGCTTGGTCTGATCACCCGCGCCATCGACTATTCCGACTCTCTTCTTGCTAACCGGTACACGCAGTACGTCAGCGTTCGCGTGATGGAGCAGGCTGCACGGCTGGATCTCACAACGTACGAGAACCCGGTCTTCTACGACCGCTTGGAACGTGCCCGTGTCCAGGCCACGGATCGCCTGGCGATGATCCAGCAGATGGGGCGCCTCTTCCAGCAGGTGATCACCACCCTCGTCTTTTCGGCCGCACTCGCCTGGGCTTCACCGTGGCTTGTTCTCCTTCTCGCTCTCGGCGTGCTTCCTTCCTTCCTCGGCGAAACGCATTTTGCCTTCCTTGGCTACGCAAAGAACTTCCGCCAGACAACCGCAAAGCGGCAGATGGACTATCTTCGCGAAGTCGCGGGAAGCCGGGAAGGAGCGAAGGAGGTAAAGCTCTTCGGTCTGAATAAATTCTTTACCGAGCGCTTCCAGGCACTCGCCCGGAAGATCTACCAGGAAGATGTCGCCCTGTCTCGATCGAAGTTGATCATGGGTGGCCTTCTCGGAATCATCGGCACACTTGGCTACTACGGCGCCTACGTCTATGTGATCTGGAGAACGATCGCCGGACATTACGACATCGGCCAATTCACCTTCCTCACAGCGGCCATCCAGCAAGCGAGTTCCAACCTGCAGCAAGTCTTCTCGACGGCGTCAGGCATCGCCGACCAGGCACTCTTCCTCACCGACTTGCTCGCGTTTTTTGCAATGGAGCCGACAGTGCGATCTAAGCCGGATGGGTTGCCCGCCCCTCGATCGATCGTTCGTGGATTCGAGTTCCGCAACGTCTCGTTTACCTACCCCGGCACAAACCGCACAGTCTTGAAGGATTTTAACCTGACCCTTTCGCCGGGGGAGCGCATTGCGCTGATCGGCGAGAATGGCCAGGGCAAGACAACGGTAGTGAAACTGATCACCAGGCTCTACGACCCAACTCAGGGACAGATCCTCCTCGATGGAGTGGACCTGCGCGAGTACTCCCTGGAAGATTTGCATCGCCAGATCGGCGTGATCTTCCAGGACTTCATGCGCTTTGAGATGACCGCGAGAGAGAACATTGCCGTCGGTCGTGTCGATCAGACGCACAATCAAAATGACATTGAATCCGCGGCTCATAAGAGTCTTGCCGACACCGTGGTGGTCAAGCTCTCGGAAGGCTACGACCAGATGCTCGGAAGACGGTTTGAGGGAGGCGTTGAGCTTTCCGGCGGTGAGTGGCAAAAGATGGCCCTCGCCCGCGCCTACCTTCGCGATGCGCAATTGCTGATCCTGGATGAGCCGACGGCCGCACTCGACGCACGAAGCGAACTCGAGGTGTTCGAGCGCTTCGCCGAACTCACGCAGGGCAAAATGGCTCTATTGATCTCGCATCGGTTCTCCACGGTCCGTATGGCCGATAGGATCGTGGTGCTTGCGGGTGGCCGGTTGATTGAAGAAGGAAACCACCAGAACCTCATGGCTCGCGGAGGCGTCTACGCGGGCATGTTCGAGATGCAGGCGGCAAGTTATCGCTAG
- a CDS encoding energy transducer TonB: MQKRVSWTTVVAFGVMLALDHAQAQQDAPLEDVVREAAGRSTLAASGGVPFHLKATISDEKKHDPQWDAEVEEWWQSPTVWRREFHSKTFSQTLVVNGAAREEHIAGPVFPELLRNLTVELVDTVPRFDQLAALHIKVDKPDGTPGQIKAKWEIPGSDGTTTRALAASIAISRETGLFVYGGDIDWDVALHDFADFHGKQIARRLTAQSQGGPQLTAKVTLLEDLAGSESAGFVIRRPTPAKHQLRVVVVPEGQMRKLILQAPQPKWPAVQTGPLSGTMVMRIVVDREGNVRSVDDFFSDNPALQVAAQEQMMRWKFRPYPDRDASVQVISTLTFPFSTTREESAAGAQMPK, from the coding sequence ATGCAAAAGAGAGTTTCTTGGACGACCGTCGTCGCCTTCGGGGTAATGCTCGCACTCGACCACGCGCAAGCGCAGCAGGATGCTCCGCTTGAGGATGTTGTACGAGAAGCAGCGGGCCGATCAACACTCGCTGCTTCCGGCGGCGTCCCCTTCCACCTGAAAGCGACGATATCTGACGAAAAGAAGCATGATCCACAGTGGGATGCCGAGGTGGAAGAATGGTGGCAGTCGCCGACAGTATGGCGACGTGAGTTTCATTCGAAGACCTTCTCGCAGACCCTTGTGGTGAACGGCGCCGCGAGGGAGGAGCACATTGCCGGACCTGTCTTCCCGGAACTGCTGCGGAATCTAACGGTAGAGTTGGTCGACACGGTGCCGAGGTTCGATCAGCTTGCGGCACTTCACATCAAGGTCGACAAGCCCGACGGCACGCCGGGCCAAATCAAGGCAAAGTGGGAGATTCCTGGAAGCGATGGAACGACCACAAGGGCATTAGCCGCATCCATTGCAATCTCACGTGAAACCGGGCTTTTTGTCTACGGCGGAGACATCGACTGGGATGTGGCGCTTCACGACTTTGCCGATTTCCACGGAAAGCAGATCGCACGCCGCCTCACCGCGCAGTCACAAGGCGGCCCGCAGCTAACCGCGAAGGTCACCCTTCTCGAGGATCTAGCCGGAAGCGAATCGGCAGGCTTCGTCATACGGAGGCCAACTCCCGCCAAACACCAGCTGCGTGTCGTTGTTGTCCCAGAAGGCCAGATGCGCAAGCTCATCCTCCAGGCCCCGCAGCCAAAGTGGCCCGCAGTGCAGACGGGGCCTCTTTCAGGCACCATGGTCATGCGGATCGTTGTTGATCGTGAGGGCAACGTTCGGTCGGTCGACGACTTCTTCTCCGATAACCCGGCTCTCCAGGTGGCAGCTCAGGAACAGATGATGCGATGGAAGTTCCGGCCGTACCCCGATCGAGACGCCTCAGTTCAGGTGATCTCCACCCTCACCTTCCCGTTCAGCACCACGCGAGAAGAGTCCGCAGCTGGCGCACAGATGCCCAAATAG
- a CDS encoding MarR family winged helix-turn-helix transcriptional regulator translates to MIRSSKKRPVRKRTAIPDLTGGARKQPSKGTVARASSPLLPLSATRLAILDEGGATDHQFRQLLHDFSTLGASLELARAHLASLLGLSSPQYNIAMILANHQHEGGIRVSDVAKRLHVSTAFITSEVGKLELAGLVSKRPNPSDGRGVLLRLTDKGESLVQRVGPERQRVNDHLFGGLSAKSFRNLSKTLAALIDDFAYTMSLLKFAKVDQSGTIIGYEDGQKHLQHSED, encoded by the coding sequence ATGATCCGTTCCTCGAAGAAACGACCGGTGCGGAAGCGAACTGCCATCCCGGATCTCACGGGCGGCGCGCGGAAGCAGCCTTCGAAGGGTACCGTCGCCAGAGCGTCATCGCCGTTGCTCCCGCTCTCAGCGACGCGCCTCGCGATCCTTGATGAGGGCGGAGCCACCGATCATCAGTTTCGACAGCTTCTGCACGATTTCTCCACGCTCGGCGCATCCCTGGAGTTGGCCAGGGCTCATCTCGCTTCGCTGCTCGGCCTCTCTTCGCCTCAGTACAACATCGCCATGATCCTCGCGAATCATCAGCACGAAGGCGGCATCCGGGTAAGCGACGTCGCCAAGAGGCTTCACGTCAGCACAGCATTCATTACAAGTGAGGTTGGGAAACTCGAGTTGGCGGGCCTGGTAAGCAAGCGTCCCAACCCGAGCGATGGGAGAGGCGTGCTGCTTCGGCTAACCGATAAAGGCGAATCGCTGGTTCAGCGTGTTGGTCCGGAGCGTCAGAGAGTGAACGATCACCTGTTCGGAGGTCTCTCCGCCAAGAGCTTTCGCAATCTCTCCAAAACCCTCGCAGCGCTGATCGATGACTTCGCCTATACGATGTCGCTCCTGAAGTTCGCCAAGGTAGACCAAAGCGGAACGATCATCGGCTACGAAGACGGTCAGAAACATCTGCAGCACAGTGAGGACTGA
- a CDS encoding cupin, with the protein MPIEKEHKEFYKVDLDEGWETPPGYPPGIQQQILAGFLDEKNMLGYRTRHLRFGPGAYTTAPFVHDYWEEVYLISGDLTVGNDEDGNGGESFGPNTYACRPPGTFHGPFKSNGGCLLLEVHLYDAPAKDDE; encoded by the coding sequence ATGCCGATCGAGAAGGAACATAAGGAGTTCTACAAGGTCGACCTGGATGAGGGATGGGAGACTCCGCCCGGTTATCCCCCAGGAATCCAGCAGCAGATTCTTGCAGGCTTCCTTGACGAGAAGAACATGCTTGGCTACCGCACGCGCCATCTGCGCTTCGGCCCCGGCGCTTACACGACTGCTCCTTTCGTTCACGACTACTGGGAGGAGGTTTATCTCATCTCTGGCGATCTGACCGTCGGTAACGACGAAGATGGGAATGGGGGAGAGTCGTTCGGGCCGAACACGTATGCCTGTCGTCCTCCTGGGACATTCCATGGGCCGTTCAAGTCCAACGGCGGGTGTCTTCTGCTTGAGGTGCATCTCTACGACGCACCTGCGAAGGACGATGAGTGA
- a CDS encoding 4-hydroxyphenylacetate 3-hydroxylase family protein has translation MPKNGVQHLASLRDGRHIFLDGALVENHVDHSAFRSSVRSAAALYDYQSRPENIHQMTFASPKTGEGVSRMWQLPTSYAELVERRAALEAWAELSCGFLGRSPDHVASALSGMYMGMDLFRAHGERYARALCSYYEYARDNDLYLTYAIINPQADRSKGASEQANEFVAAGVVDEDAEGVTLRGAKMLATGCPMANEVMVACIQPLKPGEEKYSITAMVPLNAPGLKLLSRKSFEASAGASFDNPLSSAFDENDSVLYFDSVKVPWSRVFVHNDVAMASAQWHSAPTHVYQNYQCQIRLTVKMRFLLGIARKIAETNGVIGIPAVRETLGQMAAEVSMVEGLLEAMECTGAHYGKYFVPNARRLYPAMVLTQQLYPRFVGRIRGISGGGMIMTPSSACDFANPEIEGYIEATQHSPVTDATGRVKLFKLAWDAIGSEFGSRHLQYEMFYAGSEMVTRSHAFRTCDWDRATSAVERFMSTYDLNGRKTNTVE, from the coding sequence ATGCCGAAAAATGGCGTTCAGCACCTTGCGAGTCTCCGGGACGGCCGTCATATCTTTCTGGATGGGGCTCTCGTCGAGAATCACGTCGATCACTCCGCCTTTCGTTCGAGCGTCCGTTCCGCAGCCGCTCTCTACGACTATCAATCGAGGCCCGAGAATATTCATCAGATGACCTTCGCCTCGCCGAAGACAGGAGAGGGCGTCAGCCGCATGTGGCAGCTTCCCACTTCGTACGCGGAGTTGGTCGAGCGGCGTGCTGCTCTTGAGGCTTGGGCTGAGCTTTCCTGCGGTTTCTTGGGTCGATCTCCTGACCATGTTGCCTCGGCGCTTTCCGGAATGTATATGGGGATGGATCTCTTTCGGGCTCACGGGGAGAGATACGCAAGGGCTTTGTGCTCCTATTACGAATATGCCCGTGACAACGACCTGTATCTTACGTATGCCATCATCAACCCGCAGGCTGATCGGAGCAAAGGCGCATCGGAGCAGGCGAATGAGTTCGTCGCCGCGGGCGTTGTGGATGAGGATGCCGAAGGTGTAACCCTGCGCGGCGCAAAGATGCTTGCGACGGGATGCCCCATGGCCAATGAGGTGATGGTAGCGTGTATTCAGCCTTTGAAGCCGGGAGAGGAGAAGTACAGCATTACGGCAATGGTCCCGCTGAATGCACCTGGACTGAAGCTACTTTCCCGTAAGTCTTTCGAAGCTTCTGCGGGCGCATCCTTCGATAACCCCCTGTCTTCTGCCTTCGATGAAAACGATAGCGTTCTCTATTTCGATTCGGTCAAGGTGCCCTGGAGTCGAGTCTTCGTTCATAACGACGTTGCGATGGCTTCAGCGCAGTGGCACTCCGCGCCGACGCACGTGTACCAGAACTATCAGTGCCAGATCCGGCTCACAGTGAAGATGCGTTTCCTGCTTGGGATAGCACGGAAGATTGCCGAGACGAATGGCGTCATCGGCATTCCTGCGGTGCGCGAGACTCTGGGGCAGATGGCCGCTGAGGTGTCCATGGTGGAGGGCTTGCTTGAAGCAATGGAGTGCACGGGAGCGCACTATGGCAAGTACTTTGTGCCGAACGCGCGTCGTCTCTATCCTGCAATGGTTCTTACACAGCAGCTTTATCCGAGGTTTGTGGGGCGTATTCGCGGGATCTCTGGCGGAGGCATGATCATGACACCGTCCTCGGCGTGCGATTTCGCCAATCCAGAGATTGAAGGTTACATTGAAGCAACGCAGCACTCTCCGGTTACGGACGCCACTGGCCGTGTCAAGCTCTTCAAACTCGCGTGGGACGCCATCGGTTCAGAGTTCGGCTCACGCCATCTTCAATACGAGATGTTCTATGCCGGGTCCGAGATGGTGACGCGTTCCCACGCGTTTCGCACCTGCGATTGGGATCGAGCTACATCTGCCGTCGAGCGTTTCATGTCGACATACGACTTGAACGGCAGGAAGACAAACACCGTTGAGTAA
- a CDS encoding DUF2848 domain-containing protein, giving the protein MPILEFILDGKMLSAKIRDLIIAGWTGRDAASVEHHIAELQVIGVARPRTVPCFYRVGADLLTTASEIEVTGPDSSGEAEFVLISLAEGLCVGLGSDHTDRKVEAYGVTVSKQMCPKPICRELWPFDSVKGHWDSLILRSSVTRAGETSLYQEGLVSRMLAPEDLISRYAEGAMVLPVDSAMYCGTMPLLAAMGSADTFTLELEDPVLGRSLKHSYTCRELPYND; this is encoded by the coding sequence ATGCCCATACTCGAGTTCATCCTGGACGGAAAAATGTTGTCCGCCAAGATCCGGGACCTGATCATCGCTGGTTGGACGGGTCGGGATGCTGCGTCCGTGGAGCATCATATTGCTGAACTGCAGGTTATCGGTGTTGCGCGTCCGCGCACTGTGCCGTGCTTCTATCGCGTCGGCGCGGACCTTCTTACAACCGCTTCAGAGATTGAAGTCACGGGTCCGGATAGCAGCGGCGAGGCGGAGTTCGTTCTTATATCTCTGGCGGAAGGTTTATGTGTAGGCCTCGGTTCCGATCATACCGACCGCAAGGTGGAGGCCTATGGGGTTACGGTCTCAAAGCAGATGTGTCCCAAACCTATCTGCCGGGAGCTTTGGCCGTTCGATTCGGTTAAAGGCCATTGGGATTCACTGATCCTTCGATCCTCGGTCACACGCGCTGGAGAGACTTCCCTTTACCAGGAGGGCTTGGTAAGCCGCATGCTCGCGCCTGAGGATCTCATCTCACGCTACGCCGAAGGAGCTATGGTTCTTCCGGTGGACAGTGCGATGTACTGTGGGACGATGCCTTTGCTCGCGGCCATGGGGTCCGCCGATACCTTTACGCTGGAGCTTGAAGACCCGGTGCTGGGGCGCTCTCTGAAACACAGCTACACTTGCCGTGAACTGCCTTATAACGACTAA
- a CDS encoding amidohydrolase/deacetylase family metallohydrolase, giving the protein MKARLLARLAILTIAALPSAYAQTLVQGRDAAAQGSPDYDLLLKGGHVIDAKNSIDTVMDLAIKDGKVAAVGKDIPADTAVKAVTVTGMYVVPGLIDIHTHVYAGTGERHSYAGDLSVYPDGFTLRNGVTTIVDAGSSGWRNFPDFKDRIIDRSETRVLAMLNIVGSGMRGGKYENNLEDMQAEPTAAMALKYPGVIVGVKSAHFMGPEWTPYEQAVKAGTIAHIPVMIDFGGRRIERPLYQLLETVLRPGDIYTHALSGERGEQDFKTGGPGRGMREGRARGIYFDVGHGQASFAWFTAIPLYKAGFAPDSISTDLHIDSMNAGMKDLLNVGDKFLAMGMPLQEVVRDMTWNPAREILQTQLGNLSVGAIADVAVLSVQHGDFGFDDAYSTVVRSNQKMLCELTVKDGKVVYDLNAITGEPWDVPPGRADRLAKRWTKLRERGFGDSHWKPLPGQPLVKDWTPYPWTGADAPKP; this is encoded by the coding sequence ATGAAAGCACGTTTGCTCGCTCGACTTGCCATCCTTACCATTGCAGCATTGCCGAGCGCCTATGCACAGACCCTCGTACAGGGCAGAGACGCAGCGGCGCAGGGCTCTCCCGATTACGACCTGCTGCTGAAGGGCGGTCACGTCATCGACGCGAAGAACAGCATCGATACCGTGATGGACCTTGCCATCAAAGATGGAAAGGTCGCGGCAGTCGGGAAAGACATTCCTGCGGACACCGCTGTAAAGGCGGTGACCGTAACCGGCATGTACGTCGTTCCCGGACTGATTGACATCCACACGCACGTGTATGCGGGCACGGGTGAACGGCACTCCTACGCCGGAGACCTTAGTGTGTATCCCGATGGCTTCACGCTGCGCAACGGAGTGACGACCATCGTCGACGCGGGCTCCTCGGGCTGGCGGAACTTTCCCGACTTCAAGGACCGGATCATCGACCGTTCGGAGACGCGCGTCCTGGCGATGCTCAACATCGTTGGGTCCGGCATGAGAGGCGGCAAGTACGAGAACAACCTTGAGGATATGCAGGCCGAGCCCACGGCGGCGATGGCTCTCAAGTATCCGGGTGTCATCGTTGGTGTAAAGAGCGCGCACTTCATGGGACCCGAATGGACGCCGTATGAGCAGGCGGTGAAGGCAGGAACAATCGCGCATATTCCGGTGATGATCGACTTCGGCGGCAGGCGAATCGAAAGGCCGCTCTATCAACTGCTGGAGACTGTCCTGCGGCCAGGCGACATTTATACGCACGCACTCTCCGGCGAGCGCGGCGAGCAGGACTTCAAGACCGGCGGCCCGGGACGCGGCATGCGTGAAGGACGCGCGCGCGGCATCTACTTCGATGTTGGCCATGGGCAGGCGAGCTTCGCATGGTTCACCGCCATTCCTCTGTACAAGGCCGGCTTTGCGCCAGATTCGATCTCGACTGACCTGCACATCGACAGCATGAACGCCGGAATGAAAGACCTGCTGAACGTCGGTGACAAGTTCCTCGCGATGGGCATGCCTCTCCAGGAGGTCGTGAGGGACATGACCTGGAATCCCGCGCGGGAGATCCTGCAGACTCAACTTGGAAACCTTTCCGTCGGGGCCATCGCGGATGTGGCCGTCCTCAGCGTGCAGCACGGTGATTTCGGCTTCGACGACGCGTACAGCACTGTCGTGAGGAGCAACCAGAAAATGTTGTGTGAGTTGACGGTCAAGGATGGGAAGGTCGTCTATGACCTGAATGCCATCACAGGTGAGCCGTGGGATGTCCCTCCAGGCCGCGCCGACCGGCTGGCAAAGCGTTGGACGAAGCTCAGAGAGCGTGGCTTCGGCGACTCACATTGGAAGCCGCTTCCCGGTCAGCCGCTCGTCAAGGATTGGACGCCATATCCCTGGACCGGTGCTGACGCGCCGAAGCCGTAG